The following coding sequences are from one Streptomyces venezuelae window:
- a CDS encoding Gfo/Idh/MocA family protein, which yields MTAAPGGAGPVGVAVVGAGVISAQYLSTVSRFPDVRIVAVADLDEERAAAVARTHGIPVSGGPADVLALPEVELVVNLTVPTAHARVAAAALRAGKHVYGEKPITLVPAEAEKLLAEASERGLLVGNAPDTFLGAGLQSALRAVAAGHIGAPVAATTVTQGLGPEAWHPDPAFFYQPGAGPLFDLGPYYLTSLVALFGSVEQVAATAARAREERVVGSGPKAGQAFPVDVPTHVSSLLRFASGVRAHSTFSFDSALPRIRFEITGTEGTLSVPDPNTFGGPLRLLPNGSGTWRELPVRGRTDGRGLGVVDMARAVRGGGPHRASGALALHVLQTMTAITHSADRAEFVPLAAQVVPPEPLPEDWDPEEPTLGAGSRGHGEGASP from the coding sequence ATGACCGCGGCACCCGGGGGCGCGGGACCCGTCGGCGTCGCCGTCGTCGGAGCCGGTGTCATCAGCGCCCAGTACCTGAGTACGGTGAGCCGGTTTCCTGACGTCCGGATCGTGGCCGTCGCCGACCTCGACGAGGAGCGCGCCGCCGCCGTGGCCCGCACCCACGGCATACCCGTGTCCGGCGGCCCCGCGGACGTGCTGGCCCTCCCCGAGGTGGAACTCGTCGTCAACCTCACCGTGCCCACCGCGCACGCGCGGGTGGCGGCGGCCGCCCTGCGCGCCGGGAAGCACGTCTACGGCGAGAAGCCCATCACGCTCGTCCCCGCGGAGGCGGAGAAGCTGCTGGCCGAGGCCTCGGAGCGCGGGCTCCTCGTCGGGAACGCGCCGGACACGTTCCTCGGCGCGGGCCTGCAGTCGGCGCTGCGCGCCGTCGCGGCCGGGCACATCGGCGCTCCCGTGGCGGCGACGACGGTCACGCAGGGCCTCGGGCCGGAGGCGTGGCACCCCGATCCCGCGTTCTTCTATCAGCCGGGCGCGGGCCCGCTCTTCGACCTGGGTCCGTACTACCTGACCTCGCTCGTCGCCCTGTTCGGCAGCGTGGAGCAGGTGGCCGCGACGGCGGCGCGCGCCCGTGAGGAGCGGGTCGTCGGTTCGGGGCCGAAGGCGGGGCAGGCGTTCCCCGTCGACGTACCGACGCATGTGTCGTCGCTCCTACGGTTCGCCTCGGGGGTGCGCGCCCACTCGACGTTCAGCTTCGACTCGGCACTCCCCCGCATCCGGTTCGAGATAACCGGCACTGAAGGCACGCTGTCCGTGCCCGACCCGAACACGTTCGGCGGCCCGCTGAGGCTGCTGCCCAACGGTTCCGGCACGTGGCGTGAGCTGCCCGTGCGGGGGCGGACCGACGGGCGGGGGCTCGGCGTGGTCGACATGGCGCGGGCCGTGCGCGGCGGCGGGCCGCACCGGGCGTCCGGCGCGCTCGCGCTGCACGTCCTGCAGACGATGACGGCGATCACGCACTCCGCGGACCGGGCGGAGTTCGTGCCGCTCGCCGCGCAGGTGGTGCCGCCCGAACCGCTGCCGGAGGACTGGGACCCCGAGGAGCCGACCCTGGGGGCCGGAAGCCGCGGCCACGGGGAGGGAGCGTCGCCGTGA
- a CDS encoding methyltransferase has translation MNRLSTSWGAYDLTRFPEDPRDQLRAWSAADAYLLRHLAGDEDAAPDGFPATVGLSGTVAVLGDRWGALTTALAGHARVPVQITDSFLAQQATRANLARAGHAPDAARLLTTRDAPPARVDVLLVRVPKSLALLEDQLHRLAPALHEGTAVIGTGMVTEIHTSTLELFERIIGPTRTSLARQKARLVFSAPDPARAAGTSPWPGRYVLPADAGAGAGLTVVNHAGIFCADRLDIGTRFFLKHLPRARGGAHIVDLGCGNGVLGTAASVADPDATVTFIDESFQAVASAEATFRANAAEGAKAHFVAGDALSAVPPGTVDVVLNNPPFHSHQATTGATAHRMFTGARAALRPGGELWVIGNRHLGYHVKLRKVFGNADVVASDPKFVLLRAVKGGR, from the coding sequence ATGAACCGTTTGAGCACGTCATGGGGCGCGTACGACCTCACCCGCTTCCCGGAGGACCCCCGCGACCAGCTGCGCGCCTGGTCGGCCGCCGACGCCTATCTGCTGCGGCACCTGGCGGGCGACGAGGACGCGGCGCCCGATGGGTTCCCCGCGACCGTCGGCCTCTCCGGGACGGTGGCGGTCCTCGGGGACCGGTGGGGCGCGCTGACCACCGCGCTCGCCGGGCACGCGCGCGTACCGGTGCAGATCACCGACTCGTTCCTCGCGCAGCAGGCGACCCGCGCCAACCTCGCGCGCGCGGGTCACGCGCCGGACGCGGCACGACTCCTGACGACCAGGGACGCGCCGCCCGCACGCGTCGACGTGCTCCTCGTCCGCGTACCGAAGAGCCTCGCGCTCCTGGAGGACCAGCTCCACCGGCTCGCGCCCGCCCTGCACGAAGGCACGGCCGTCATCGGCACCGGAATGGTCACCGAGATCCACACGTCGACGCTGGAGCTCTTCGAGCGGATCATCGGGCCCACCAGGACCTCCCTGGCCCGCCAGAAGGCGCGGCTCGTCTTCAGCGCCCCCGACCCGGCACGCGCGGCAGGCACCAGTCCCTGGCCGGGCCGTTACGTGCTGCCCGCCGACGCGGGGGCCGGCGCGGGCCTCACCGTCGTCAACCACGCGGGCATCTTCTGCGCCGACCGCCTCGACATCGGCACCCGGTTCTTCCTCAAGCACCTGCCGCGCGCCCGCGGCGGCGCCCACATCGTGGACCTGGGCTGCGGCAACGGCGTGCTCGGCACCGCCGCCTCCGTCGCCGACCCCGACGCCACGGTCACCTTCATCGACGAGTCCTTCCAGGCCGTCGCGTCCGCCGAGGCCACGTTCCGCGCCAACGCCGCCGAGGGAGCCAAGGCCCACTTCGTGGCGGGCGACGCCCTGTCGGCCGTACCGCCGGGGACGGTCGACGTCGTCCTGAACAACCCGCCGTTCCACAGCCACCAGGCCACGACCGGTGCCACCGCCCACCGCATGTTCACCGGCGCCCGCGCCGCGCTGCGCCCCGGCGGCGAGCTGTGGGTCATCGGCAACCGGCACCTCGGCTACCACGTCAAGCTCCGCAAGGTCTTCGGCAACGCGGACGTCGTCGCGAGCGACCCGAAGTTCGTTCTGCTGCGGGCGGTGAAGGGCGGCCGCTGA
- a CDS encoding sugar phosphate isomerase/epimerase family protein has product MPRPLSVQLYTVRDQLVADREGTLRRLAGLGYGAVEAYDVLGDPKGLRRIVDDLGLAVSGTHTVQLLGPEPGPVLDAVATLGTDLAIVPAGIPPEEFTSRDGLARTADRLNSLADVAGRHGIRIGYHNHWWEMEPRFDDGGAGLLHAVDLLAGLLDPAVFLEVDTYWAAVGGADVPALLRRLGDRVWALHLKDGPGTKEDPNVAVGGGTMPVPEILAAAPDALRIVEFDSCAGDGDTLFDELAASRVYLASLAAA; this is encoded by the coding sequence ATGCCACGACCGCTCAGCGTTCAGCTCTACACCGTGCGCGATCAGCTCGTCGCCGACCGGGAGGGGACGCTGCGCCGCCTCGCCGGTCTCGGGTACGGCGCCGTGGAGGCGTACGACGTGCTCGGCGACCCGAAGGGGCTGCGGCGGATCGTCGACGACCTCGGGCTCGCCGTGTCCGGCACGCACACCGTGCAGCTGCTCGGCCCGGAACCCGGCCCCGTCCTCGACGCGGTGGCGACGCTCGGCACCGATCTGGCGATCGTCCCGGCGGGCATCCCGCCCGAGGAGTTCACCTCGCGCGACGGCCTGGCACGGACCGCAGACCGCCTCAACTCCCTCGCCGACGTGGCCGGACGGCACGGCATACGCATCGGTTACCACAACCACTGGTGGGAGATGGAGCCCCGCTTCGACGACGGAGGAGCGGGGCTCCTGCACGCCGTCGACCTCCTCGCCGGCCTGCTCGACCCCGCCGTCTTCCTGGAGGTCGACACCTACTGGGCGGCGGTCGGCGGCGCCGACGTCCCGGCGCTCCTGCGGCGCCTCGGCGACCGCGTGTGGGCCCTGCACCTCAAGGACGGGCCCGGCACGAAGGAGGACCCGAACGTGGCGGTCGGCGGCGGCACCATGCCGGTGCCGGAGATCCTCGCCGCCGCACCGGACGCCTTGCGGATCGTCGAGTTCGACTCCTGCGCGGGCGACGGCGACACCCTCTTCGACGAGCTCGCCGCAAGCCGCGTCTATCTCGCCTCGCTGGCGGCGGCATGA
- a CDS encoding PadR family transcriptional regulator, translating to MSLPHAILTALLEKPSSGLELTRRFDKSIGYFWSATHQQIYRELGRLERDGAIRALPRQGATRGQKKEYEVLPAGREELARWTAASQDPKPLRDTLLLRLRAAAVVGTQGIREDLHRHLDLHRRQLAEYEEIEQRDFPPGKDAVEDRLRHVVLRAGIDLETFWTQWLTRTIEELEAP from the coding sequence ATGTCACTCCCGCACGCGATCCTCACCGCCCTCCTGGAGAAGCCCTCGTCCGGCCTCGAACTGACCCGCAGGTTCGACAAGTCGATCGGCTACTTCTGGTCGGCCACGCACCAGCAGATCTACCGCGAGCTGGGCAGGCTGGAGCGGGACGGCGCGATCCGCGCACTGCCGCGGCAAGGGGCGACGCGCGGGCAGAAGAAGGAGTACGAGGTGCTGCCGGCGGGCCGCGAGGAACTGGCCCGCTGGACGGCGGCGAGCCAGGACCCCAAGCCGCTGCGCGACACGCTCCTGCTGCGCCTGCGCGCCGCCGCGGTCGTCGGCACGCAGGGCATCCGGGAGGACCTGCACCGCCATCTCGACCTCCATCGGCGGCAGTTGGCCGAGTACGAGGAGATCGAGCAGCGGGACTTCCCGCCGGGCAAGGACGCCGTCGAGGACCGGCTGCGCCATGTGGTGCTGCGCGCGGGCATCGACCTGGAGACGTTCTGGACGCAGTGGCTCACGCGGACGATCGAGGAGCTGGAGGCGCCGTAG
- a CDS encoding NADPH-dependent 2,4-dienoyl-CoA reductase — MSRYPNLLNPLDLGFTTLPNRVLMGSMHVGLEEAPGGFERMAEFYATRARGGVGLIVTGGIAPNELGRPWDGGAKLTTDAEAKEHEAITAAVHAEGGRIAMQILHFGRYAYHDKLVAPSALQAPISPFAPRELTDDEVEQTVEDFVRAAELAKSAGYDGVEVMGSEGYLINEFIAAPTNQRTDRWGGSYENRIRFPVEIVRRTRERVGADFIIIYRLSMLDLVPGGSTLEEVVHLAKEIEAAGATIINTGIGWHEARIPTIATSVPRGAYSFVTKKLMGEVSVPLVTVNRINTPEIAEQLLADGAADMVSLARPLLADPDFVNKAKDERPEAINTCIGCNQACLDHTFNLQITSCLVNPRACHETELVLSPTRTRKRLAVVGAGPAGLAFAVSAAERGHDVTLFDAADEIGGQLNVARKIPGKEEFDETLRYFRTQLDLRGVTVRLNTVVTADELAQDAFDEVVVAAGVTPRTPDIPGIDHPSVVGYLDVLRDEAPVGERVAIIGAGGIGFDVAEFLTDGGEKASLDPATYFRQWGVDMDYRERGGLTKPERPTPPRTVHLLQRKTSKVGKGLGKTTGWIHRTELRHRGVAMVAGVSYDLIDDAGLHITVDGESSVIPVDTVVLCSGQEPRRDLYEELVAAGVAVHLIGGADVAAELDAKRAIKQGTELAAAL, encoded by the coding sequence ATGAGCCGTTACCCGAACCTGCTGAACCCGCTCGACCTGGGCTTCACCACCCTGCCCAACCGGGTCCTCATGGGCTCCATGCACGTGGGCCTGGAAGAGGCGCCGGGCGGTTTCGAGCGGATGGCGGAGTTCTACGCGACCCGCGCCCGCGGCGGCGTCGGCCTCATCGTCACCGGCGGCATCGCCCCGAACGAGCTCGGCAGGCCCTGGGACGGCGGCGCCAAGCTGACCACCGACGCCGAGGCGAAGGAGCACGAGGCGATCACCGCCGCCGTGCACGCCGAGGGCGGCAGGATCGCGATGCAGATCCTGCACTTCGGGCGGTACGCCTACCACGACAAGCTCGTCGCCCCGAGCGCGCTGCAGGCCCCGATCAGCCCGTTCGCGCCCCGCGAACTCACCGACGACGAGGTCGAGCAGACCGTCGAGGACTTCGTGCGCGCCGCCGAGCTCGCCAAGTCCGCCGGCTACGACGGCGTCGAGGTCATGGGCTCCGAGGGCTACCTCATCAACGAGTTCATCGCGGCCCCCACCAACCAGCGCACCGACCGCTGGGGCGGCTCCTACGAGAACCGCATCCGCTTCCCCGTCGAGATCGTCCGCCGCACCCGCGAACGCGTCGGAGCCGACTTCATCATCATCTACCGCCTGTCCATGCTGGACCTCGTCCCCGGCGGCTCGACCCTCGAAGAGGTCGTCCACCTCGCCAAGGAGATCGAGGCGGCGGGCGCGACCATCATCAACACCGGCATCGGCTGGCACGAGGCACGCATCCCCACCATCGCCACGTCGGTGCCGCGCGGCGCGTACAGCTTCGTGACGAAGAAGCTCATGGGCGAGGTCTCCGTGCCGCTCGTGACCGTCAACCGCATCAACACCCCGGAGATCGCCGAGCAGTTGCTGGCCGACGGCGCCGCCGACATGGTGTCCCTCGCCCGCCCGCTGCTCGCCGACCCCGACTTCGTCAACAAGGCGAAGGACGAGCGGCCCGAGGCCATCAACACCTGCATCGGCTGCAACCAGGCCTGCCTGGACCACACCTTCAACCTGCAGATCACCTCCTGCCTGGTGAACCCGCGCGCCTGCCACGAGACCGAGCTCGTGCTCTCGCCCACCCGCACCAGGAAGCGCCTCGCCGTCGTCGGCGCGGGCCCCGCCGGCCTCGCCTTCGCCGTCTCCGCCGCCGAACGCGGCCACGACGTCACCCTCTTCGACGCCGCCGACGAGATCGGCGGCCAGCTCAACGTCGCCAGGAAGATCCCCGGCAAAGAGGAGTTCGACGAGACCCTGCGCTACTTCCGCACCCAGCTCGACCTGCGCGGGGTCACCGTCCGGCTGAACACCGTCGTCACCGCGGACGAGCTCGCCCAGGACGCCTTCGACGAGGTCGTCGTCGCCGCGGGCGTCACCCCGCGCACCCCCGATATCCCGGGCATCGACCACCCCAGCGTCGTCGGCTACCTCGACGTGCTGCGCGACGAGGCACCCGTGGGGGAGCGCGTCGCGATCATCGGCGCGGGCGGCATCGGTTTCGACGTCGCCGAGTTCCTCACCGACGGCGGCGAGAAGGCGAGCCTGGACCCGGCGACGTACTTCCGCCAGTGGGGCGTCGACATGGACTACCGTGAGCGCGGCGGCCTGACGAAGCCCGAGCGGCCCACGCCGCCGCGCACCGTCCACCTGCTGCAGCGCAAGACGTCCAAGGTCGGCAAGGGCCTCGGCAAGACCACGGGCTGGATCCACCGCACCGAACTGCGCCACCGCGGCGTCGCCATGGTGGCGGGCGTCAGCTACGACCTGATCGACGACGCGGGCCTGCACATCACCGTCGACGGCGAGTCGTCCGTCATCCCCGTCGACACCGTCGTGCTCTGCTCCGGCCAGGAGCCGCGCCGCGACCTGTACGAGGAACTCGTCGCCGCCGGAGTCGCCGTGCACCTCATCGGCGGCGCGGACGTGGCCGCCGAACTGGACGCCAAGCGCGCCATCAAGCAGGGCACGGAGCTGGCCGCCGCGCTGTGA
- a CDS encoding alpha-ketoglutarate-dependent dioxygenase AlkB: MAVLNELFPRARTVLGPGAVHLPDWLAPEAQLRLLEACREWARPPAGLRTVRTPGGGAMTARQVCLGWHWYPYGYARTVVDGDGAPVKPMPSWLAELGRAGAAAAGHAVEEPYDIALVNFYDADARMGMHRDSDEKSQAAVVSLSLGDTGVFRFGNTRTRTKPYTDVELRSGDLVVFGGASRLAYHGVPRVLPGTAPPALGLTGRLNITLRVSGLGVAGDEGRA, encoded by the coding sequence GTGGCCGTACTGAACGAGCTGTTTCCGCGGGCCCGCACCGTCCTCGGCCCGGGGGCGGTGCACCTGCCCGACTGGCTGGCACCGGAGGCGCAGCTGCGGCTCCTGGAGGCGTGCCGTGAGTGGGCCCGGCCGCCCGCCGGACTGCGCACGGTCCGGACGCCGGGCGGCGGCGCGATGACGGCGCGGCAGGTGTGTCTGGGGTGGCACTGGTATCCGTACGGGTACGCGCGCACCGTCGTCGACGGGGACGGCGCCCCGGTGAAGCCGATGCCGTCGTGGCTCGCCGAGCTGGGCCGCGCGGGCGCCGCGGCGGCCGGTCACGCCGTCGAGGAGCCGTACGACATCGCCCTCGTCAACTTCTACGACGCCGACGCCCGGATGGGCATGCACCGGGACAGCGACGAGAAGTCGCAGGCCGCCGTGGTGTCCCTGAGCCTCGGGGACACGGGGGTGTTCCGCTTCGGCAACACGCGGACGCGCACGAAGCCGTACACGGACGTCGAGCTGCGCAGCGGCGACCTGGTGGTGTTCGGCGGGGCCTCGCGCCTCGCGTACCACGGGGTGCCGCGGGTGCTGCCCGGCACCGCGCCGCCCGCGCTGGGGCTGACCGGCAGGCTGAACATCACGCTGCGGGTCAGCGGACTCGGCGTGGCCGGGGACGAGGGCAGGGCCTGA
- a CDS encoding phosphoketolase has translation MAPVAKDRLAALDAHWRAANYLAAGQIYLMDNALLTEPLRPEHIKPRLLGHWGTSPGLNFVHTHLNRVIQERDLDALCVWGPGHGGPAVLANSWLEGSYTQTYPDITRDAEGMAKLFRQFSFPGGVPSHVAPETPGSIHEGGELGYSLAHAYGAALDNPDLLVACVIGDGEAETGPLAASWHCNKFHDPAHDGAVLPILHLNGYKIANPTVLARLPEAELDALLKGYGHQPIYVAGDEPHEMHQAMAAAMDRALDRIRSIQEAARSADGAQGREPWPVIVLRTPKGWTGPAAVDGEPVENTWRAHQVPLSGVRENPDHLRLLEEWLRSYRPEELFDAEGRPSEQVVSCVPEGERRLGATPHANGGRLTRRLPVPPLEHFAVTVDKPGTTLHEPTRIAGALLAQVMADTAQRRDFRVVGPDETESNRLGALYDVTSKVWQERTLDTDEHLARDGRVMEVLSEHLCQGWLEGYTLTGRHGLFSCYEAFVHIVDSMVNQHIKWLKTSRALPWRAPVPSLNYLLTSHVWRQDHNGFSHQDPGFVDHVLNKSPHVVRVYLPPDANTLLSVTEHVLHSRDYVNVVVAGKQPCFDWLSLDEARAHCARGAGVWEWAGTEQGTRDPDVVLACAGDVPTQEVLAAAALLREHLPELAVRVVNVVDIARLMPREEHPHGMADSEFDALFTRDKPVIFAYHGYPWLIHRLAYRRTGHANLHVRGYTEAGTTTTPFDMVVRNNLDRFRLVMDVVDRVPGLAVRATAVRQAMADARTRHHAWIREHGIDLPEVADWTWPY, from the coding sequence GTGGCACCCGTGGCGAAGGACCGCCTGGCGGCACTGGACGCCCACTGGCGCGCCGCCAACTATCTGGCCGCCGGCCAGATCTACCTGATGGACAACGCCCTGCTGACCGAGCCCCTGCGGCCCGAGCACATCAAGCCGCGCCTGCTCGGGCACTGGGGCACCTCACCCGGTCTCAACTTCGTCCACACCCACCTCAACCGCGTCATCCAGGAGCGGGATCTGGACGCGCTGTGCGTGTGGGGCCCGGGCCACGGCGGGCCCGCCGTGCTCGCCAACTCCTGGCTGGAGGGCAGTTACACGCAGACGTACCCGGACATCACACGGGACGCGGAGGGCATGGCGAAGCTGTTCCGCCAGTTCTCCTTCCCCGGCGGCGTGCCCAGCCACGTGGCGCCCGAGACGCCGGGCTCGATCCACGAGGGCGGCGAGCTCGGCTACTCGCTCGCGCACGCCTACGGAGCCGCCCTGGACAACCCCGACCTCCTGGTCGCCTGCGTGATCGGCGACGGCGAGGCGGAGACGGGGCCGCTGGCCGCATCCTGGCACTGCAACAAGTTCCACGATCCCGCGCACGACGGTGCGGTCCTGCCGATCCTCCACCTCAACGGCTACAAGATCGCCAACCCGACCGTCCTCGCCCGGCTCCCCGAAGCCGAGCTCGACGCGCTCCTCAAGGGCTACGGACACCAGCCGATCTACGTCGCCGGTGACGAGCCGCACGAGATGCACCAGGCGATGGCCGCTGCGATGGACCGGGCCCTCGACCGCATCAGGTCCATCCAGGAGGCCGCCCGGAGCGCCGACGGTGCCCAGGGCCGCGAACCCTGGCCGGTCATCGTGCTGCGCACCCCCAAGGGCTGGACCGGCCCGGCGGCCGTGGACGGCGAGCCCGTCGAGAACACGTGGCGCGCGCACCAGGTGCCGCTGTCCGGGGTCCGCGAGAACCCGGACCACCTGCGGCTGTTGGAGGAGTGGCTGCGCTCGTACCGGCCCGAGGAGCTCTTCGACGCCGAGGGCCGCCCGAGCGAGCAGGTCGTGTCGTGCGTCCCCGAGGGCGAGCGCAGGCTCGGCGCCACCCCGCACGCGAACGGCGGCAGGCTCACCCGCCGGCTGCCCGTCCCGCCGCTCGAACACTTCGCCGTCACCGTCGACAAGCCGGGCACGACACTGCATGAGCCGACCCGGATCGCGGGCGCCCTGCTCGCTCAGGTCATGGCGGACACCGCGCAGCGCAGGGACTTCCGGGTCGTGGGCCCGGACGAGACCGAATCCAACAGGCTCGGCGCGCTGTACGACGTCACGAGCAAGGTCTGGCAGGAGCGCACCCTCGACACGGACGAGCACCTCGCGCGCGATGGCCGGGTCATGGAGGTGCTCTCCGAGCACCTCTGCCAGGGCTGGCTCGAGGGGTACACGCTCACCGGCCGTCACGGCCTGTTCTCCTGCTACGAAGCGTTCGTGCACATCGTCGACTCGATGGTCAACCAGCACATCAAGTGGCTGAAGACCTCGCGCGCGCTGCCGTGGCGCGCGCCCGTGCCGTCGCTGAACTACCTGCTGACCTCGCACGTGTGGCGCCAGGACCACAACGGGTTCTCGCACCAGGACCCGGGCTTCGTCGACCACGTCCTGAACAAGAGCCCCCACGTCGTACGCGTCTATCTGCCGCCGGACGCCAACACCCTGCTGTCCGTCACCGAGCACGTCCTGCACAGCCGCGACTACGTCAACGTCGTCGTCGCCGGCAAGCAGCCCTGCTTCGACTGGCTCTCCCTGGACGAAGCCCGCGCCCACTGCGCGCGCGGCGCGGGCGTCTGGGAGTGGGCGGGAACGGAGCAGGGCACGCGCGACCCGGACGTGGTCCTGGCCTGCGCCGGTGACGTGCCGACGCAGGAGGTGCTCGCCGCCGCCGCGCTGCTGCGTGAGCACCTGCCGGAGCTCGCCGTGCGGGTCGTCAACGTCGTCGACATCGCCCGACTGATGCCGCGCGAGGAGCACCCGCACGGCATGGCCGACTCCGAGTTCGACGCGCTCTTCACCCGCGACAAGCCGGTGATCTTCGCGTACCACGGCTACCCGTGGCTGATCCACCGCCTCGCCTACCGCCGCACCGGCCACGCCAACCTGCACGTGCGCGGGTACACGGAGGCGGGCACGACCACGACGCCCTTCGACATGGTCGTGCGCAACAACCTCGACCGGTTCCGCCTCGTCATGGACGTCGTCGACCGCGTTCCGGGCCTGGCCGTGCGCGCGACGGCGGTGCGCCAGGCGATGGCGGACGCCCGCACGCGGCACCACGCCTGGATCCGCGAGCACGGCATCGACCTGCCCGAGGTCGCCGACTGGACGTGGCCGTACTGA
- a CDS encoding methylated-DNA--[protein]-cysteine S-methyltransferase — MTVYATIDSPLGELLLVGEESPTAKGGTALVSLSVPGQKGGAVVREDWVRDDAAFDAVAAQLRAYFAGSLTRFDIEYAAGAGTDFQRKVWEALDTVPYGTTTTYGRLAERLGLSRAAVRALGTAIGRNPLLVVRPCHRVIGADGSLTGYAGGLERKQLLLDLETA; from the coding sequence ATGACGGTCTACGCGACGATCGACAGCCCGCTGGGCGAGCTGCTGCTGGTGGGCGAGGAGTCGCCCACCGCCAAGGGCGGCACCGCGCTGGTCTCGCTGTCCGTGCCGGGCCAGAAGGGCGGCGCCGTCGTCCGGGAGGACTGGGTCCGCGACGACGCGGCGTTCGATGCGGTCGCCGCACAGCTGCGGGCGTACTTCGCCGGGAGCCTCACCCGCTTCGACATCGAGTACGCCGCCGGGGCGGGCACCGACTTCCAGCGCAAGGTCTGGGAGGCCCTCGACACGGTCCCCTACGGCACCACGACCACCTACGGACGGCTCGCCGAGCGCCTCGGCCTCTCGCGCGCCGCGGTCCGCGCCCTCGGCACCGCCATCGGCCGCAACCCGCTCCTCGTCGTCCGCCCCTGCCACCGCGTCATCGGCGCCGACGGCTCCCTGACCGGGTACGCGGGCGGACTGGAGCGCAAGCAGCTGCTCCTCGACCTGGAGACGGCGTGA
- a CDS encoding NUDIX hydrolase: MATPDFIRTIRADAGQQLLWLPGVTAIVFDDEGRVLLGRRSDNGRWSAIGGIPEPGEQPAQCAVREVYEETAVHCVPERVVLVQALEPVTYDNGDKCQYMDITLRCRAVGGEARVNDDESLDVAWFDVDALPALHEFSLSRIKRALADEPTWFEPVPAGQ, encoded by the coding sequence ATGGCTACTCCTGATTTCATCCGTACCATCCGCGCCGACGCAGGCCAGCAGCTTCTCTGGCTCCCCGGAGTCACCGCCATCGTCTTCGACGACGAGGGGCGGGTGCTGCTCGGACGGCGCTCCGACAACGGCAGGTGGTCGGCGATCGGCGGCATCCCGGAACCGGGCGAGCAGCCCGCGCAGTGCGCGGTGCGCGAGGTGTACGAGGAGACGGCCGTGCACTGCGTGCCCGAACGCGTCGTCCTGGTCCAGGCCCTCGAACCGGTGACCTACGACAACGGCGACAAGTGCCAGTACATGGACATCACCCTGCGCTGCCGCGCCGTCGGCGGGGAGGCGCGGGTCAACGACGACGAGTCGCTGGACGTCGCCTGGTTCGACGTGGACGCGCTGCCCGCGCTGCACGAGTTCTCGCTGTCCCGGATCAAGCGGGCGCTCGCGGACGAGCCGACCTGGTTCGAGCCGGTACCGGCGGGACAGTGA